A portion of the Hoylesella buccalis ATCC 35310 genome contains these proteins:
- a CDS encoding heavy metal translocating P-type ATPase: protein MEDIHEEEQMAWWKIILSGVMLVVGIAAPYIGLTILDDQWISLAWYVVAFAFVGLPVMKEAWECAAKGDVFSEFMLMTIACIGAFAIGEYPEAVAVMLLYCIGEALQDRAVDRARDNIRALVAFRPTLARVVVDGTTVEKQPAEVAVGDVIEVKAGERVPLDGTLLSDSASLNTAALTGESMPRTMEKGEEVMAGMIAVDQVLRLKVTRPESQSAISRILKMVEDAADRKAPTELFIRRFARIYTPIVVMLAALTILLPYLYSLFDANFTYVFSEWFRRALVFLVISCPCALVISVPLGYFAGIGSASKRGILFKGSNYLDAITEVDLVMFDKTGTLTTGEFAVQSVEGLDEEALKTVSAIEKSSNHPIAKAIVRYCPTDEKIDAKDIAGHGLQTDEWLVGNLKLLERENVFFPDALRNIPETVVCVAHLGRYVGHIILADKVKDDAKQAVESLPVRVEMLSGDRQELVSKVASSLGIRKAYGDLLPEGKVKHIEQAKHMGQRVAFVGDGINDAPVLALSDVGIAMGGLGSDMAIETADIIIQTDQPSKVADAIRIGKYTRRIVNQNIWLALIIKALVMLLGLLGLANLWMAVFADSGVALLAVLNSSRIFLKNNK, encoded by the coding sequence ATGGAAGACATTCATGAAGAAGAGCAGATGGCTTGGTGGAAGATTATCCTGTCGGGCGTGATGCTTGTTGTGGGCATAGCAGCCCCATATATTGGGTTAACGATTCTCGATGACCAATGGATATCCTTGGCATGGTACGTTGTTGCGTTTGCCTTTGTGGGCCTGCCGGTGATGAAAGAAGCGTGGGAATGCGCCGCGAAAGGCGACGTATTCAGTGAGTTCATGCTCATGACGATAGCTTGTATCGGTGCTTTCGCCATCGGTGAATATCCCGAAGCGGTTGCCGTGATGCTGTTGTACTGCATTGGTGAGGCGTTGCAAGACCGTGCTGTAGACCGTGCCAGAGACAACATTCGCGCGCTGGTGGCTTTCAGACCAACCCTGGCTCGCGTGGTCGTTGATGGCACAACCGTGGAGAAACAGCCCGCTGAAGTGGCCGTGGGCGATGTGATAGAGGTGAAGGCTGGCGAGCGAGTGCCACTTGATGGAACGCTGTTGTCAGATTCAGCCTCACTGAACACCGCAGCTCTGACGGGCGAATCGATGCCCCGAACGATGGAGAAAGGCGAGGAAGTGATGGCGGGCATGATAGCCGTTGACCAAGTTTTACGCCTCAAGGTGACCCGTCCTGAAAGCCAATCAGCCATCTCGCGCATCTTGAAAATGGTGGAAGATGCTGCCGATCGCAAGGCTCCTACCGAACTGTTCATTCGTCGCTTCGCCCGCATTTATACCCCCATTGTCGTCATGCTGGCGGCCTTGACCATTCTGCTACCTTATCTATATAGTTTGTTCGACGCCAACTTTACCTACGTTTTCAGCGAGTGGTTCCGCCGTGCGTTGGTCTTCCTGGTTATCTCTTGCCCCTGTGCACTGGTCATCAGCGTGCCGCTGGGCTATTTTGCCGGCATCGGTTCGGCCTCCAAGCGGGGCATTCTGTTCAAGGGGAGCAACTACCTGGATGCCATTACCGAGGTTGATTTGGTGATGTTCGACAAGACCGGCACGCTCACTACGGGCGAATTTGCCGTGCAAAGTGTGGAGGGACTGGATGAGGAAGCACTCAAAACGGTGTCGGCTATCGAGAAGTCGAGCAATCATCCCATCGCTAAAGCCATCGTGCGTTATTGTCCGACGGACGAGAAGATCGATGCTAAAGACATTGCCGGGCATGGCTTGCAGACCGATGAGTGGCTGGTGGGCAACCTGAAACTGCTGGAACGTGAAAACGTGTTCTTTCCTGATGCGTTGCGCAATATTCCCGAAACTGTGGTTTGTGTGGCCCATCTCGGTCGCTATGTGGGGCATATCATCCTGGCTGACAAGGTGAAAGATGATGCCAAACAGGCTGTTGAATCGCTGCCCGTGCGTGTGGAGATGCTGTCGGGCGATCGTCAAGAGCTGGTTTCAAAGGTGGCTTCGAGCCTCGGCATACGCAAGGCTTACGGTGACTTGCTGCCCGAAGGCAAGGTGAAACACATAGAGCAGGCCAAACACATGGGTCAGCGAGTGGCCTTTGTGGGCGATGGTATCAACGACGCACCGGTGCTGGCACTGAGCGATGTGGGCATTGCCATGGGTGGTTTGGGTTCTGACATGGCCATCGAAACCGCCGATATCATCATCCAGACCGATCAACCTTCGAAGGTGGCCGATGCCATCCGTATCGGTAAATACACGCGCCGAATCGTCAATCAGAACATCTGGCTGGCCCTCATCATCAAGGCTCTGGTGATGCTGTTGGGCTTGTTGGGCCTGGCTAACCTGTGGATGGCCGTGTTTGCCGATTCGGGTGTGGCACTATTGGCGGTGCTCAATTCGTCACGCATCTTCTTGAAGAACAACAAATAG
- the ruvB gene encoding Holliday junction branch migration DNA helicase RuvB, which yields MEEDFDIRDERISSAEKEFENALRPLKFNDFSGQPKVVENLQIFVEAAKYRGEPLDHTLLHGPPGLGKTTLSNIIANELGVGFKLTSGPVLDKPGDLAGILTSLEPNDVLFIDEIHRLSAVVEEYLYSAMEDYRIDIMIDKGPSARSIQIDLNPFTLVGATTRSGLLTAPLRARFGINMHLEYYAPETLQKIIRRSANILNVPIDEDAAYEIARRSRGTPRIANALLRRVRDFAQVKGNGSINTRIAQFALQALNIDQYGLDEIDNKILLTIIDKFRGGPVGLSTIATAIGEDTGTVEEVYEPFLIMEGFIKRTPRGRMATHLAYEHLGRDLYKGNLMEPGLFT from the coding sequence ATGGAAGAAGATTTCGACATCAGAGATGAACGCATTTCATCGGCAGAAAAAGAGTTTGAGAATGCGTTGAGGCCCCTGAAATTCAACGATTTCAGCGGGCAGCCTAAGGTTGTGGAGAATCTTCAGATCTTCGTAGAGGCTGCCAAATACCGTGGCGAACCGCTCGATCACACCCTCTTGCACGGGCCTCCCGGACTGGGAAAGACCACCTTGAGCAACATTATTGCCAACGAACTGGGCGTAGGGTTCAAACTGACCAGCGGACCAGTGCTCGACAAACCAGGCGACTTGGCTGGCATCTTGACCTCGCTCGAGCCAAACGACGTGCTGTTCATTGATGAGATCCACCGTCTGTCGGCAGTAGTCGAAGAGTATCTGTACTCGGCCATGGAAGACTATCGCATCGACATCATGATCGACAAGGGCCCGTCGGCGCGCTCTATCCAAATAGACTTGAACCCGTTTACCTTGGTGGGAGCCACCACGAGAAGCGGACTGCTCACGGCACCGCTGCGTGCTCGTTTCGGCATCAACATGCACTTGGAGTACTATGCGCCCGAAACATTGCAGAAAATCATCAGGCGCAGCGCAAACATCCTAAACGTACCCATTGACGAGGACGCCGCTTACGAGATTGCACGCCGCTCCAGAGGAACGCCTCGTATCGCCAACGCACTGCTGAGAAGGGTGCGCGATTTCGCACAAGTCAAGGGAAATGGCAGCATCAACACCCGCATCGCACAGTTTGCCTTGCAGGCATTGAACATCGACCAATATGGCCTGGACGAGATAGACAACAAAATCTTGCTCACCATCATCGACAAGTTCCGGGGCGGTCCCGTAGGACTAAGCACCATTGCGACCGCCATTGGCGAAGATACGGGTACGGTGGAAGAGGTGTACGAGCCTTTCCTCATCATGGAAGGATTCATCAAGCGAACGCCAAGAGGGCGCATGGCCACTCATTTGGCCTACGAACATCTGGGCAGAGATCTTTACAAAGGCAACTTGATGGAACCCGGACTGTTTACTTAA
- the coaD gene encoding pantetheine-phosphate adenylyltransferase, translated as MDSNPRIGIFVGSFDPYTIGHDSIVRRILPLFDRLVIGVGVNMQKKYRYSEEERIKAIGDLYADEPRISVKSYHDLAVDFAKREGAKYLIKGVRSVKDFEYEREQADINRQIGGIDTILLFADPGMASVSSSLVRELLHYGADASMFLPQRKTDHTK; from the coding sequence ATGGACAGCAATCCCAGAATCGGCATTTTCGTAGGCAGTTTCGATCCCTACACCATCGGACACGACTCCATCGTGCGTCGCATCTTGCCCCTGTTTGACCGCTTGGTCATCGGTGTGGGTGTGAACATGCAAAAAAAATATAGATACAGCGAGGAAGAACGCATCAAGGCCATTGGCGATTTGTATGCCGATGAGCCGCGCATCAGCGTGAAGTCGTATCACGACTTGGCCGTGGATTTCGCCAAACGAGAGGGTGCCAAATATCTCATCAAAGGCGTACGATCGGTGAAAGACTTTGAGTACGAGCGCGAACAAGCCGACATCAATCGGCAAATCGGCGGCATCGACACAATCCTGCTCTTTGCCGACCCAGGGATGGCCAGCGTGAGTTCGTCCCTCGTGCGCGAGCTTTTACACTATGGTGCCGATGCATCCATGTTTCTTCCCCAACGAAAAACAGATCATACAAAATAG
- the ybeY gene encoding rRNA maturation RNase YbeY — protein MITYNTDGVKMPKIKKRETSAWIKAVAATYGRKIGEVGYMFVDDEKILEVNNEYLGHDYYTDIITFDYDEGDIINGDIVISLDTVRTNAERFGKPYEEELYRVIIHGILHLCGINDKGPGEREIMEAAEDKALAMRKQKTT, from the coding sequence ATGATTACCTATAACACAGACGGCGTGAAGATGCCGAAGATTAAAAAGCGCGAAACATCCGCTTGGATCAAGGCCGTGGCAGCCACCTACGGACGCAAAATAGGAGAGGTGGGCTATATGTTCGTTGACGACGAGAAGATTCTGGAAGTGAACAACGAGTACTTGGGACACGACTATTACACCGATATCATCACCTTTGATTACGACGAGGGCGACATCATCAACGGTGACATCGTCATCAGTCTGGACACGGTGCGCACCAACGCAGAACGTTTCGGCAAGCCTTACGAGGAAGAACTCTATCGCGTGATTATCCATGGCATCCTGCATCTCTGCGGCATCAACGACAAAGGACCGGGCGAACGCGAGATTATGGAGGCTGCGGAAGATAAGGCTTTGGCCATGAGAAAGCAGAAAACGACATAA
- the nadB gene encoding L-aspartate oxidase: protein MIRKFDFLIIGGGVAGMSFALKVANSGKGKVALVCKTTLDETNTSKAQGGIASVTNLKVDNFDKHIEDTMIAGDFISDRKAVEHVVRNAPKAIDDLVKWGVNFDKTPEGQFDLHREGGHSEFRILHHKDDTGFEIQRGLMDAVRANKNITVLENHFAVEIITQHHLGIEVTRKTPDIECYGAYVLDPDTHKIDTFLSRVTLMATGGTGAVYATTSNPNIATGDGIAMVYRAKGTVKDMEFVQFHPTVLYNPAETHPAFLITEAMRGYGGVLRLPNGEEFMQKYDKRLSLAPRDIVARAIDREMKLHGLNHVCLDVTHKDAEETKKHFPHIYAKCLTIGVDITKEYIPVCPSAHYMCGGIKVDLNGESSIHRLYAVGECSCTGLHGGNRLASNSLIEAVVYAKSAAEHAVRVIDDYQFNDKVPEWNDEGTMSNEEKVLIAQDEREVGQIMSNYVGIVRSDLRLHRAWKRLDLLYEETEELFKRVKATRDICELRNIINVGYLITRQAIERKESRGLHYTVDYPKHAYDL from the coding sequence ATGATACGCAAATTTGATTTCCTCATTATAGGCGGCGGAGTAGCAGGCATGAGCTTTGCACTTAAAGTTGCCAACAGTGGGAAAGGTAAAGTGGCCTTGGTATGCAAGACTACGCTGGACGAAACCAACACGTCCAAAGCACAAGGTGGCATCGCTTCGGTGACCAATTTGAAGGTAGACAACTTCGACAAACACATCGAGGACACGATGATTGCAGGCGATTTCATCTCCGACCGCAAGGCGGTTGAACATGTTGTGCGCAACGCTCCCAAGGCCATTGACGACTTGGTGAAGTGGGGAGTCAACTTCGACAAGACCCCAGAAGGCCAATTCGACTTGCATCGGGAGGGCGGACACAGCGAATTCAGAATATTACACCACAAGGATGACACGGGCTTTGAAATTCAAAGAGGATTGATGGATGCCGTGAGAGCCAACAAGAATATCACCGTGTTGGAAAACCATTTCGCTGTTGAAATCATCACCCAGCACCATTTGGGCATTGAGGTGACGCGCAAAACGCCCGACATCGAGTGCTACGGCGCATACGTCTTGGATCCCGACACCCATAAGATAGACACCTTCTTGAGCCGCGTCACCTTGATGGCAACGGGCGGAACGGGCGCCGTGTATGCCACCACGTCCAATCCAAACATCGCCACGGGCGATGGCATTGCCATGGTTTATCGGGCCAAGGGAACGGTCAAGGACATGGAGTTCGTGCAGTTTCACCCCACGGTGCTTTACAATCCGGCCGAAACTCACCCCGCCTTTCTCATCACCGAGGCCATGCGAGGTTACGGTGGCGTGCTGCGTTTGCCCAATGGTGAGGAGTTTATGCAGAAGTACGACAAACGATTGTCACTGGCTCCGCGTGACATTGTGGCCCGCGCCATTGACAGAGAGATGAAGCTTCACGGCCTTAATCACGTTTGTTTGGACGTCACTCACAAAGATGCGGAGGAGACCAAAAAGCACTTTCCGCACATCTATGCCAAGTGTCTCACCATAGGTGTCGACATCACCAAGGAGTACATCCCCGTCTGTCCCAGCGCACATTACATGTGTGGAGGCATCAAGGTTGACCTCAACGGCGAGAGTTCCATACACCGGCTCTATGCAGTAGGCGAATGCTCATGCACCGGTTTGCATGGTGGAAACCGCTTGGCCAGCAACTCACTCATCGAGGCTGTGGTCTATGCTAAGTCGGCTGCCGAGCATGCCGTGCGTGTCATCGACGACTATCAGTTCAACGACAAGGTGCCAGAATGGAATGATGAAGGCACAATGAGCAACGAAGAGAAGGTGCTTATCGCCCAAGACGAGCGCGAAGTGGGACAAATCATGTCCAACTATGTGGGCATCGTGCGGAGCGACCTGCGCCTACATCGTGCTTGGAAACGCCTCGACCTGCTCTACGAGGAGACCGAAGAGCTGTTCAAACGCGTCAAAGCCACCAGAGATATCTGCGAGCTGCGCAACATCATCAACGTGGGTTACCTCATTACACGGCAGGCCATCGAGCGCAAAGAGAGCCGAGGACTGCACTATACGGTAGACTATCCCAAACATGCCTACGACCTCTGA
- the nadA gene encoding quinolinate synthase NadA — translation MIKQEWKEKGFVNEPIPEGTDIKAEIRRMCKEKNAIIMAHYYTESDVQDIADFVGDSLALAQKAATTDAEIIVMCGVHFMGETNKILCPDKKVLVPDLNASCSLAESCPADEFKQFVEAHPDHTVISYVNTTAATKAVTDVVVTSSNARQIVESFPKDTPIIFGPDENLGGYINSLTGRNMLLWKGACHVHEKFSVEKILQLKAEHPGAKILAHPECKGPVVKLADKVGSTAALLKYSITDDAKEFIVATESGILHEMQKSAPQKTFIPAPPNDSTCACNECNYMKLINMRKLYNCLKYEWPTIEVPADVARKAIRPINRMLEISKKLGL, via the coding sequence ATGATTAAACAAGAATGGAAGGAAAAAGGCTTTGTCAACGAGCCTATCCCAGAAGGAACAGACATCAAGGCTGAGATACGCCGGATGTGCAAAGAAAAGAATGCCATCATCATGGCGCACTATTACACAGAGAGCGACGTTCAAGACATCGCCGACTTCGTGGGAGACAGCTTGGCACTGGCGCAAAAGGCTGCCACCACTGATGCTGAGATTATCGTCATGTGCGGCGTTCACTTCATGGGCGAGACCAATAAGATACTCTGTCCCGACAAGAAAGTGCTGGTTCCCGACCTCAACGCCTCGTGTTCACTGGCCGAGAGTTGTCCGGCCGACGAGTTCAAGCAGTTTGTTGAGGCGCATCCCGACCACACCGTGATTAGTTATGTCAACACCACCGCTGCCACAAAGGCCGTCACCGACGTAGTGGTAACCAGCAGCAACGCACGCCAAATCGTTGAATCATTCCCCAAAGACACCCCGATTATCTTCGGTCCCGACGAGAATTTGGGCGGATACATCAACAGTCTGACCGGCCGTAACATGCTGCTTTGGAAGGGTGCCTGCCATGTGCACGAGAAGTTTTCGGTGGAAAAGATTCTCCAACTCAAGGCCGAACATCCCGGTGCCAAAATCTTAGCACACCCCGAATGCAAAGGACCTGTGGTTAAATTGGCCGACAAAGTGGGCAGCACGGCGGCCTTGTTGAAATACAGCATCACCGATGATGCGAAAGAATTTATCGTGGCCACCGAGAGCGGAATCCTGCATGAGATGCAGAAATCGGCTCCGCAGAAAACATTCATACCAGCTCCTCCCAACGACAGCACCTGCGCTTGCAACGAGTGCAACTACATGAAACTCATCAACATGCGCAAGCTATACAACTGTTTGAAGTATGAATGGCCCACCATAGAGGTTCCCGCTGACGTGGCCCGAAAGGCCATTCGCCCCATCAACCGCATGTTGGAGATATCCAAGAAGTTGGGACTCTGA
- the nadC gene encoding carboxylating nicotinate-nucleotide diphosphorylase, protein MLSVQELNDKLFDLAFSEDIGDGDHTTLCCIPADAMGECKLLIKEEGILAGADIAQEVFHRFDPNLEVEIHIPDGSHVHPGDIVLTVKGRERSLLQTERLVLNILQRMSGIATMTHRYQQALIEAGTKTRVLDTRKTTPGMRMLEKEAVKIGGGMNHRIGLFDMILLKDNHIDFCGGVRNAISRAKKYCKEHGKDLKIECEVRNFQELDEALAEGCDRIMFDNFTPEQTRQAVEKVNGRCETESSGGITFDTMIPYAKAGVDFISFGALTHSVKGLDMSLKAAGSDKLKI, encoded by the coding sequence ATGCTCTCCGTACAAGAATTGAACGACAAATTGTTTGACCTCGCCTTCAGTGAAGACATTGGTGACGGCGATCACACCACGCTGTGCTGCATCCCCGCCGATGCCATGGGCGAATGTAAGCTACTCATCAAAGAGGAAGGAATATTGGCTGGCGCAGACATAGCCCAAGAGGTGTTCCATCGTTTTGATCCCAACTTGGAGGTCGAGATACACATTCCGGATGGCTCGCACGTCCACCCTGGCGACATCGTGCTGACGGTTAAAGGGCGCGAGCGGAGCCTCTTGCAGACCGAGCGATTGGTGTTGAACATCCTGCAACGCATGAGCGGCATCGCCACCATGACGCACCGCTACCAGCAAGCCTTGATTGAGGCTGGCACAAAGACACGCGTGCTGGATACAAGAAAAACCACACCGGGCATGCGCATGCTCGAGAAAGAGGCGGTGAAGATAGGCGGGGGCATGAATCATCGTATCGGACTGTTCGACATGATTCTGCTCAAAGACAACCATATTGACTTTTGTGGGGGCGTTCGCAACGCCATCTCGCGTGCCAAGAAGTACTGCAAAGAGCATGGAAAGGACCTGAAGATAGAGTGTGAGGTGCGCAATTTCCAAGAGTTGGACGAGGCATTAGCCGAGGGATGCGACCGCATCATGTTCGACAACTTCACGCCCGAGCAGACCCGCCAGGCCGTAGAAAAGGTCAACGGACGCTGCGAAACCGAATCGAGTGGCGGCATCACGTTCGACACCATGATTCCATACGCCAAAGCGGGGGTTGACTTCATCTCCTTTGGCGCACTCACTCACAGCGTGAAGGGACTGGACATGAGCCTGAAAGCCGCTGGAAGTGACAAGCTCAAAATCTAA
- a CDS encoding cation diffusion facilitator family transporter has protein sequence MEKSDSDRQREQSIYRVTIAGSIINAVLLALKFTAGILGGSAAMIADAVHSLSDFMTDIVVLLFVKLGNKPQDEDHDYGHGKYETLATALIGIALMGVGAMICYNGLTKTWAVINGEQLKSPGMIAFIAAIVSIALKEWAYRFTEKIGREVGSQAVRANAWHHRSDALSSIGTAFGIGGAILLGAQWAVLDPLAAIIVSFFILKAAYGLIVQATNELLESSLPEDVEAQMVALAAEEEGVADIHNLRTRRLGNKIAIEMHVRMPGEMSLYEAHEKATRIEKRLREQFGEHTHIALHLEPLKVNGCYVSPKEMNQHSRTSTLS, from the coding sequence ATGGAAAAATCCGATTCCGACCGTCAGCGAGAACAGTCCATTTACCGTGTCACCATTGCCGGCAGCATCATCAATGCTGTGTTGCTGGCGCTCAAGTTCACGGCTGGAATCTTGGGCGGATCGGCTGCCATGATAGCTGATGCCGTGCACTCGCTGTCTGACTTCATGACCGACATCGTGGTGTTGCTGTTCGTTAAGCTCGGCAACAAGCCGCAAGACGAGGACCACGACTATGGGCATGGCAAATACGAGACGCTGGCCACCGCCCTCATCGGCATAGCCTTGATGGGCGTGGGGGCGATGATTTGCTACAACGGCTTAACCAAAACGTGGGCTGTCATCAACGGTGAGCAACTGAAGTCGCCGGGAATGATAGCCTTCATTGCGGCCATCGTGAGTATCGCGCTGAAGGAGTGGGCCTATCGGTTTACCGAAAAGATAGGGCGCGAGGTAGGCTCCCAGGCCGTGCGGGCCAATGCCTGGCACCATCGGTCGGATGCCCTGTCGTCCATCGGAACGGCCTTCGGTATTGGTGGCGCCATTCTCTTGGGTGCGCAGTGGGCGGTACTAGACCCGCTCGCGGCCATCATCGTGAGCTTCTTCATCTTGAAAGCGGCCTACGGACTAATTGTTCAGGCCACCAATGAACTGTTGGAGAGTAGTTTGCCCGAAGACGTTGAGGCGCAAATGGTGGCACTGGCGGCCGAGGAGGAGGGTGTGGCGGACATCCACAACCTGCGCACGCGCCGGCTTGGTAACAAGATAGCCATTGAGATGCACGTGCGAATGCCGGGCGAGATGTCGCTCTATGAGGCGCATGAGAAGGCCACCCGCATCGAAAAACGGTTGCGCGAGCAATTTGGTGAGCATACCCACATCGCTTTGCATCTGGAGCCTTTAAAGGTGAATGGCTGTTATGTGAGTCCGAAAGAAATGAACCAACACAGCCGCACGTCAACACTGTCTTGA
- a CDS encoding DUF285 domain-containing protein, whose product MRNYLLSLLVALLAVTGSLPVAAQEAYAVLTPDDGTLTFYYDNQYTHFLQNHERIYDMPKPGEKPIWAGDNYARLYQENIKHVVFDISFSEYRPISTRSWFAYCINLQDIEGIRNLNTENVTDMSRMFTGCEALASLDVSNFNTKNVTNMSFMFSFCKALTSLDVSKFKTQNVTNMALMFSGCEELASLDVSNFKTQNVTNMGFMFSFCKALTSLNVSNFKTQNVTNMALMFSGCEALTSLDVSKFNTQNVTSMSGMFEGCEALTSLDVSKFNTQNVTDMGSMFSRCEALISLDLSNFNTQNVTSMGSIFSGCKALTSLDVSKFNTENVTNMAWMFSHCEALTSLDLSNFNTENVTSMGSMFSGCKALTSLDVSKFNTENVTNMAWMFSGCEALTSLDVSKFKTENVTDMRWMFIGCKALTSLDLSKFKAENVTDMRWMFYDCESLTTIFCNSNWNVGRPVNDKSMFENCTKLKGTYTSFNANKIGIEMANPTTGYFTSKTTGIDH is encoded by the coding sequence ATGAGAAATTATCTACTTTCACTCCTCGTTGCTCTTTTGGCGGTCACGGGTAGCCTGCCTGTGGCAGCACAAGAGGCTTATGCCGTATTAACACCTGACGACGGGACGCTCACTTTCTATTATGACAATCAGTACACCCACTTCCTTCAGAATCACGAACGCATCTACGATATGCCCAAACCCGGGGAGAAACCCATTTGGGCAGGTGATAATTATGCACGCCTATACCAGGAAAATATCAAGCATGTTGTGTTCGACATTTCCTTTTCCGAGTACCGTCCCATCAGCACCCGCTCTTGGTTCGCATATTGCATCAATTTGCAGGACATCGAGGGCATACGGAACCTTAATACCGAAAACGTCACTGACATGAGCCGCATGTTCACTGGCTGCGAGGCATTGGCATCGCTCGATGTGAGCAACTTCAATACCAAAAACGTCACCAACATGAGCTTCATGTTCTCTTTCTGCAAGGCATTGACATCGCTCGATGTGAGCAAATTCAAAACCCAAAATGTCACCAACATGGCGTTGATGTTCTCTGGTTGCGAGGAATTGGCATCGCTTGATGTGAGCAACTTCAAAACCCAAAATGTCACCAACATGGGCTTCATGTTCTCTTTCTGCAAGGCATTGACATCACTCAATGTGAGCAACTTCAAAACCCAAAATGTCACCAACATGGCGTTGATGTTCTCTGGTTGCGAGGCATTGACATCGCTTGATGTGAGCAAATTCAATACCCAAAACGTAACCAGCATGAGCGGCATGTTCGAAGGCTGCGAGGCATTGACATCGCTCGATGTGAGCAAATTCAATACCCAAAACGTCACTGACATGGGCAGCATGTTCTCTAGATGCGAGGCATTGATATCGCTCGACCTAAGCAACTTTAACACCCAAAACGTCACCAGCATGGGCAGTATATTCTCTGGCTGCAAGGCATTGACATCGCTCGATGTGAGTAAATTCAACACCGAAAACGTCACCAACATGGCGTGGATGTTCTCTCACTGCGAGGCATTGACATCACTCGACCTAAGCAACTTTAACACCGAAAACGTCACCAGCATGGGCAGCATGTTCTCTGGCTGCAAGGCATTGACATCGCTCGATGTGAGTAAATTCAACACCGAAAACGTCACCAACATGGCGTGGATGTTCTCTGGCTGCGAGGCATTGACATCGCTCGATGTAAGCAAATTCAAAACAGAAAACGTCACCGACATGAGATGGATGTTCATTGGTTGCAAGGCATTGACATCGCTCGACCTGAGCAAATTCAAAGCAGAAAACGTCACCGACATGAGATGGATGTTCTATGACTGCGAGTCCCTGACCACTATTTTCTGCAACAGTAACTGGAATGTTGGTCGTCCTGTTAATGATAAATCTATGTTTGAAAACTGTACGAAGCTGAAAGGTACCTACACTTCGTTCAACGCAAACAAAATCGGCATTGAGATGGCTAACCCCACCACGGGTTACTTCACAAGCAAAACCACAGGTATTGACCATTGA